A genomic region of Melanotaenia boesemani isolate fMelBoe1 chromosome 13, fMelBoe1.pri, whole genome shotgun sequence contains the following coding sequences:
- the rpl10a gene encoding 60S ribosomal protein L10a, translating into MSKVSRDTLYEAVKEVLQGSLAKPRKFVETVELQISLKNYDPQKDKRFSGTVRLKSLPRPKFSVCVLGDQQHCDEAKAAEMPHMDIEALKKLNKNKKLVKKLAKKYDAFLASESLIKQIPRILGPGLNKAGKFPSLLTHNENLNTKVDEVKSTIKFQMKKVLCLAVAVGHVKMTEDELVYNIHLAVNFLVSLLKKNWQNVRALYVKSTMGKPQRLY; encoded by the exons ATGAG TAAGGTCTCCAGGGACACGTTGTATGAAGCTGTGAAGGAGGTCCTTCAGGGTTCATTGGCCAAACCTAGGAA GTTTGTGGAGACTGTGGAGCTGCAAATCAGCCTTAAAAACTATGATCCCCAGAAGGACAAGCGTTTCTCCGGCACTGTCAG GCTGAAGAGTCTCCCCAGGCCCAAGTTCTCCGTGTGCGTCCTGGGAGACCAGCAGCACTGTGATGAGGCTAAAGCTGCTGAAATGCCCCACATGGACATTGAGGCTCTGAAGAAgcttaacaaaaataaaaagctggtgAAGAAGCTTG CCAAGAAGTATGATGCCTTCCTGGCCTCAGAGTCTCTCATCAAGCAGATCCCTCGTATCTTGGGACCTGGGTTGAACAAGGCTGGCAAGTTCCCCTCCCTGCTTACCCACAATGAAAACCTGAACACAAAGGTGGACGAGGTTAAATCGACCATCAAATTTCAGATGAAGAAG GTGCTCTGTCTGGCTGTGGCTGTTGGACATGTGAAGATGACGGAGGATGAGCTCGTTTACAACATCCATTTGGCTGTCAACTTCCTTGTGTCTCTGCTGAAGAAAAACTGGCAGAATGTGCGCGCCCTCTACGTCAAGAGCACCATGGGCAAACCCCAACGCCTCTATTAA
- the LOC121651580 gene encoding inositol 1,4,5-triphosphate receptor associated 2 isoform X1 translates to MIYFKGLQPDAGTSRQNLSTKPDSEDSEEETSHEEPPITNWSDLSIIERVGLNSMEMSENDLETAFSQISLAFRCDQYTLKQRLQAEEHARNLAEENIQLELTRGRETLEALKSVCLDSKRSNILQRLELCLDILGGTVERISTTAEVLGAVHQEARVSRAVELMVAHVESLRRRHDRNVAELEETKKMMQQQNPRRRSINPTISADVEESDKMGSNQNVLRRRISASVISSQTQEKKKRDSRKRVSSIKKPSPVCLSRSLSLESSCLTITRDDSYSMDDRPHNPERPEASAPQPPPDPTLGPAPNPEIPTSEQAPPIKTQTKNPTLDTLRQRHKGKAALSNKGKEKKVTNIYSQNSMGTCGTPCKQHPLGLRLYHCRWTRICINLLLLICVIMLTYFFWKLHEGEFEP, encoded by the exons ATGATATATTTTAAGGGTTTACAGCCAGACGCGGGGACAAGCAGACAGAACTTATCCACCAAGCCTGACAGTGAGGACAGCGAGGAAG AAACCAGTCATGAAGAGCCACCAATCACAAACTGGAGTGACCTGTCCATCATTGAGCGTGTCGGCCTCAACAG tatGGAGATGTCAGAGAACGATTTGGAG acagccttCTCTCAGATCTCCCTGGCCTTTCGCTGTGATCAGTACACCCTGAAACAGAGACTGCAGGCGGAGGAGCATGCCCGAAACCTGGCTGAGGAGAACATCCAGCTTGAACTGACCAGAGGCAGGGAGACCCTGGAG gcaCTGAAGAGCGTGTGTTTGGACAGTAAGCGCAGTAATATCCTGCAGAGGCTGGAGTTGTGTCTGGATATCCTTGGTGGGACAGTAGAGCGAATCTCCACCACAGCGGAGGTGCTCGGTGCTGTGCACCAG GAGGCTCGAGTGAGTCGAGCAGTGGAGCTCATGGTGGCTCACGTGGAGAGTCTGAGGAGGCGTCATGACAGAAACGTAGCAGAGCTGGAAGAAACCAAAAAGatgatgcagcagcagaacCCCCGGAGACGCAGCATCAATCCAACAATCTCAGCAG ATGTAGAGGAAAGTGACAAAATGGGCTCTAATCAG AATGTTTTGCGTCGAAGGATCAGTGCATCAGTCATTTCCAGCCAAACTCAG GAGAAAAAGAAGCGAGACTCCAGGAAACGGGTCTCCTCCATTAAGAAGCCGTCCCCCGTGTGCCTGTCTCGTTCCCTGAGCTTAGAGTCCAGCTGTTTAACCATAACCAGGGATGACAGCTACTCCATGGATGACAG acctcACAATCCAGAACGACCAGAAGCTTCAGCTCCTCAACCTCCTCCAGACCCCACCCTTGGTCCAGCTCCCAACCCAGAGATCCCCACTTCTGAGCAAGCGCCCCCCATAAAGACACAAACCAAAAA TCCCACTCTGGACACTTTGCGACAAAGACACAAGGGCAAAGCAGCTTTATCAAACAAAGGAAAGGAGAAAAAGGTGACGAATATCTACAGTCAAAACTCTATGGGCAC GTGTGGAACCCCATGCAAACAGCACCCTCTGGGTCTCAGGCTGTATCACTGCCGATGGACACGTATCTGCATAAACCTGCTTCTGCTCATCTGTGTCATCATGCTGACTTACTTCTTCTGGAAGCTTCATGAAGGAGAATTTGAGCCATGA
- the LOC121651580 gene encoding inositol 1,4,5-triphosphate receptor associated 2 isoform X2: MKSHQSQTGVTCPSLSVSASTVWRCQRTIWSNVFLPPQTAFSQISLAFRCDQYTLKQRLQAEEHARNLAEENIQLELTRGRETLEALKSVCLDSKRSNILQRLELCLDILGGTVERISTTAEVLGAVHQEARVSRAVELMVAHVESLRRRHDRNVAELEETKKMMQQQNPRRRSINPTISADVEESDKMGSNQNVLRRRISASVISSQTQEKKKRDSRKRVSSIKKPSPVCLSRSLSLESSCLTITRDDSYSMDDRPHNPERPEASAPQPPPDPTLGPAPNPEIPTSEQAPPIKTQTKNPTLDTLRQRHKGKAALSNKGKEKKVTNIYSQNSMGTCGTPCKQHPLGLRLYHCRWTRICINLLLLICVIMLTYFFWKLHEGEFEP; encoded by the exons ATGAAGAGCCACCAATCACAAACTGGAGTGACCTGTCCATCATTGAGCGTGTCGGCCTCAACAG tatGGAGATGTCAGAGAACGATTTGGAG TAATGTGTTTttgcccccccagacagccttCTCTCAGATCTCCCTGGCCTTTCGCTGTGATCAGTACACCCTGAAACAGAGACTGCAGGCGGAGGAGCATGCCCGAAACCTGGCTGAGGAGAACATCCAGCTTGAACTGACCAGAGGCAGGGAGACCCTGGAG gcaCTGAAGAGCGTGTGTTTGGACAGTAAGCGCAGTAATATCCTGCAGAGGCTGGAGTTGTGTCTGGATATCCTTGGTGGGACAGTAGAGCGAATCTCCACCACAGCGGAGGTGCTCGGTGCTGTGCACCAG GAGGCTCGAGTGAGTCGAGCAGTGGAGCTCATGGTGGCTCACGTGGAGAGTCTGAGGAGGCGTCATGACAGAAACGTAGCAGAGCTGGAAGAAACCAAAAAGatgatgcagcagcagaacCCCCGGAGACGCAGCATCAATCCAACAATCTCAGCAG ATGTAGAGGAAAGTGACAAAATGGGCTCTAATCAG AATGTTTTGCGTCGAAGGATCAGTGCATCAGTCATTTCCAGCCAAACTCAG GAGAAAAAGAAGCGAGACTCCAGGAAACGGGTCTCCTCCATTAAGAAGCCGTCCCCCGTGTGCCTGTCTCGTTCCCTGAGCTTAGAGTCCAGCTGTTTAACCATAACCAGGGATGACAGCTACTCCATGGATGACAG acctcACAATCCAGAACGACCAGAAGCTTCAGCTCCTCAACCTCCTCCAGACCCCACCCTTGGTCCAGCTCCCAACCCAGAGATCCCCACTTCTGAGCAAGCGCCCCCCATAAAGACACAAACCAAAAA TCCCACTCTGGACACTTTGCGACAAAGACACAAGGGCAAAGCAGCTTTATCAAACAAAGGAAAGGAGAAAAAGGTGACGAATATCTACAGTCAAAACTCTATGGGCAC GTGTGGAACCCCATGCAAACAGCACCCTCTGGGTCTCAGGCTGTATCACTGCCGATGGACACGTATCTGCATAAACCTGCTTCTGCTCATCTGTGTCATCATGCTGACTTACTTCTTCTGGAAGCTTCATGAAGGAGAATTTGAGCCATGA